In Heterodontus francisci isolate sHetFra1 chromosome 46, sHetFra1.hap1, whole genome shotgun sequence, a single window of DNA contains:
- the LOC137356878 gene encoding immunoglobulin lambda-1 light chain-like, whose translation MAAVMHLLWALLLHLTGVLAVPVLNQTPISDPVSAGETSRLKCAMQNGNVGSYYMHWYRQRPGEAPVWVIRHDPSGSIYRGTGFTNCFQPSRDTSSNSHILTIGSLEPGDSAVYYCATWDGSAATYTAPAGGKGLILVITLSRAWRGSEDRKPSVLLLPPSSEEIDSGWATLSCLVSRFKPGFVRVLWRVDDKETDSGVTTGTVSTDSDQTYSLSSYLRVPATAWNKGSSYTCSVDHGSLSSPLLKTISSTTCSD comes from the exons ATGGCTGCAGTGATGCATCTCCTGTGGGCCCTGCTGCTCCACTTAACAG GTGTCCTGGCGGTTCCTGTCCTCAATCAGACCCCAATTTCCGACCCAGTCTCCGCCGGTGAGACCTCCCGGTTGAAGTGTGCGATGCAGAACGGCAATGTGGGCAGCTACTACATGCACTGGTACCGACAGAGACCCGGGGAGGCTCCGGTGTGGGTGATAAGACATGATCCAAGTGGTAGCATCTATCGAGGCACCGGCTTCACGAACTGTTTTCAACCTTCCAGAGACACCTCCAGTAACAGTCACATTCTGACCATCGGCAGCTTGGAACCGGGAGACTCCGCCGTCTATTACTGTGCTACCTGGGATGGCTCAGCAGCTACATACACA GCCCCGGCTGGAGGAAAGGGgctaattctggtcatcacactgtcAAGGGCTTGGAGAG GTAGTGAGGATCGGAAACCATcagttctcctgctccctccttccTCGGAAGAAATAGACTCGGGATGGGCTACTCTGTCCTGCCTGGTGAGCCGCTTTAAGCCGGGTTTCGTGCGGGTTCTCTGGCGAGTggatgataaagagacagacagcggGGTGACCACAGGCACCGTGTCCACGGACAGTGATCAAACCTACAGCCTGAGCAGTTACCTGAGAGTCCCCGCCACTGCCTGGAATAAGGGCTCCAGCTATACCTGCAGTGTGGACCACGGCTCTCTGAGCTCACCTCTCCTCAAAACCATCAGCTCCACCACTTGTTCCGACTGA